From Pseudochaenichthys georgianus chromosome 15, fPseGeo1.2, whole genome shotgun sequence:
GTGATGCAACCAGCAACCCCTGCAGCGGATCTTCTATTCAGACCCGCAAGTGCAGCCTGAGCAGATGCGACAGCCGTGGTAAGGACGTTGTTGAAACTCTTCTGCCACTCAGTTCTCATCTAAACACTTGAGATGTATTAGCAACCTACAGTGCAGTAGTGTTACTTGATCAAAGTATGCTACCTTTGCCCAAATAAATATTTAAGACAAATAACAGTATGTGATGTGGGAGGGGGAAATATGCTAGAACTGTGAAAACAtactgcactatttcactatttcacttttttccccatttttcgttttgtatttactatttactaaTTACTTccactatatttttctgtttatctgttttattgtgttgcactgttggaggagcctgtgacctgagattttcatcgtcataactacactgtagctatgttcgtatgaccaataaaagccttgaaccttgaaccttgaacatATTATGATAGGATCCCTAAAAGTGCAAAATACCAATTGAACGCCTCTGTTTCTTTTTCAATATGTCGAAAAAGGATCCAGTGAATCCCAGTTAAGCCCTGGAGCTCATGATATGGTTACTGGGTGTAGCCACTCAAATTAAATTCCAAATAAATCACTGAGTGTTCCATAGCGCTGTTATTTTCGCGcttgcaaaaataattaatattaattaatttgatCATTAAATGGACAGTACTATATGAAAATGGAAGCCCAAACATACGGGTTTTCATAAATTGTAGGATTTGCATGTGTTATTACTTGCAGCATTACACTGCATCTGTGTGAGTGACTGAACCAGTCTAACCACTGGAGGTTAGTTTACCCATAATGACGTAAATACTGGCGCAGGCatcatagaacatctttgaaagTGAGCCATCGTCGccagcatcacatattgtttacttaaagaaaatgtGGTGGCCATTGTCTTTGCTTTCTGCAAATTATACACGTCTGTAACAATTTGACTGAGTGGAAATCTAGAGGATaatatgtgacatgtgttttgttgATCTCTGCATGATATGTTTGATACCCAGTTCGTCAGGACGGAGGGTGGAGTTTGTGGTCCCCATGGTCGTCCTGCTCAGTGACCTGTGGAGAAGGACAGATAACCAGGATACGACACTGCAATGCTCCCATGCCACAACTGGGGGGTACAGAGTGTGAGGGGAATGGGAGAGAGACTCAGCGCTGCACTGCAGAGCCCTGTCCCAGTGAGTGTTTCAGCCTGTTAACTCAAAAGCAGCATCTCCATCACAGCAGCATCCGTGTGAAAGAACCAGACTTTTCTTGACCCTTTTGGCTCCCCCGAGGCAACGTTCCCCCTGTGTTGTGGACTGGATTCCTGTCTGTCGTTCAGAAAATGTTGACTCAAATCAGCCCTGTATGTTTTCTCTTGTTTTTAAGTTCCACACTTCAGACTCTCTGGCTGCTTTCTTATAAAGAAAATATGTGTAGAATGAAATACTTGAtggcaaaaaaatgcattccttatcatatatttccttatcttttAGTTGATGGTGGTTGGGGTCCTTGGTCTCCATGGGCAACCTGTTCTTCAACATgcggaggagggatcaaaagtCGGGCCCGTGTGTGCAATAGTCCTCAACCTCAGTATGGTGGCAAGAAATGTATTGGGGAGGCTGATGACAGTGACAGCTGTAACAAAAAACCCTGTCCTGTTGGTGAGCAGCGGTCATCTATATTAGCCACGCCATCTTCTTGCTCTAGGGATGTCAATCTCTGTCACTTATTATTTTACTGACTTACTATACCTGCTTAACACCACCATGTTTGCTAATTGTGCTgctaagctaagttaacatgCTAACACAATAAACGTTCATGCTGTAcaggatcaatcaatcaatcaatcaatcaatcaatcaatcaatcaatcaatcaatcaatgtttattgatatagcccaatatcacaaatgttacatttgtctcagtggacttcacagtttgtacagaatatcagtatggcaccctctgtccttagaccctcacatcatacaaggaaaaactttggATGGACTTAGGATGATCATTATACATGCTAAACACCACCATATAAGTATGCAACTGTCATTATGCACTCTTTAGCTTTAAGCTAAAAGCAGCACTGGACTAAGTAGCATAGCTAACATGTCTGTAGACTGTTGAACTTGTCTTGATAGTTTAAGATTATATTTCTGACAGAtagcatgtaaaaaaaaaagtaaaaatattTCTTGCAGAGTAGCTAAAGCCAGCACTGTTTTTGAAAGAAATgttgttaaatgtattttttaactTAAGTAtcaatattaaataaattacAAGTATCAATTTGAGttaaaatcacattttaaagttgaATCATTTGGAGGCACACTATTCAGATATGTCCGACAATGTTTAATTCAATTTCCCTTGTTTGTGCCCATCTAAATCTTTTGCAGATGGCTGTCTGTCTAACCCTTGTTTTGGGGGAGTGGATTGCAACAGCTCTCCAGATGGATCCTGGGAGTGTGGCCCATGCCCTGCTGGTTTCCGTGGAAATGGTACCCACTGTGAAGATCTCAATGAAGTAAAAACTCCTGTTTTTCTCATGTGCATGAACCAGACGTGTATATAAATACTCCATTCATGTAATTATTTGTCTGAATTTCACTGATTCTTTTCATTGCCCTCTTACAGTGCGACATGGTCTCTGATGTTTGTTACAAAGGGAGTGGAATACAGCGCTGCGTCAACACCAACCCAGGTTTTCACTGCCTGCCCTGTCCGAAGCGCTACAAGGGCACCCAGCCTTTCGGTATGGGTGTGGAGGCTGCAAAGAAGAACAAACAAGTGAGTGAATGTTATTCACATTCAGTTCCAATAGAAAACTATTTATTGGATGCTATTCAAACAGGGGTAGCATTTGAAGTGAGAACAAAATGCAGTAACGAGAAGAAACATGTGGGCCTTTAGCTCCAGGCTAGGTTTTCAAAAGCAGCTGTGTGGATTTTTGTATGTCGGATCCAAATTCATGAATGATGGAAGAAGAACTTTGTGTGATTTACAAGCCTAGTTTTTTCTCTGAGAGTGTTTATACTTCGTTGGAAAGGAAGCCACTTCAGCTTGACCCAGTATCAGCGGGCAGAAGGAGCTGGAGGACATTTGGGAAACTTAAGAACAAACACATGTTACATATTTCTGTTACCTTAACTGCAAGATCAGAGGTAGATTGAAACTGTATTTGTTACTGTAGATGCTGAACAGATCAGTGCTTTTATTAAAGCAAAAACAATGGGAAGCTTTTCTTGACTTTGGCTCCCCTCACTAGATCTTCAAAACAAGTTAGATTCCACCGCTGTCATAGGCAGCTGCTAAGTTTTGAGCGGCATTACGAGTAATACGACATGTCATAAAAGTCACACTAATTACTTGATTGGAACACCCTTTTCTTCTCCTTTGTGATCATTGTATTCATAAACTCCTGACCCTTGCATAAATCCCTCTTGGACCATTATGTTCATCTTTGGCCTTTGCAGCTGCTTGTCTTGGATATGATGCCCCAATTTCGTTAATTGATTTGGGAAAACAGGAATTGTCTCATTGCTTGTATTAAGGGGGTTCCATTGCACGGTTTTGATCAAAGGCCTGTCCTGCTGTCACTCTCTGCTCTATGAGCTCATGGAGTGGCATCCAGACTGCCTTCCTGCTCATCCTCTGGTAATGAGTGGCAGCTGTGAATACCTTGTGCTGCAATAAAGGGGCAACAGTGGGTCATAGTGGGATGGATAATGCATTAAGTGGGATTTCATAAAATCAACTGTGCCCAGAAAAGCCACGCACTGTGGCCAAAATCTCTCCTTTAGATTCAGATAAGCCCTTTCTTTGAAGTAGCTTCCAAAAAGAAACCTTAAGGAAGTAGCAGTAAGATAAGTACTCTTGACTTCAACATGTCATCGATAACCTGCCGTGTTCTTCTTCAGGTGTGTGAGCCAGAGAACCCATGCAAGGACAAAACCCACAACTGTCACAAATATGCCGAATGCATCTACATCAGCCACTTCAGTGACCCTATGTACAAGTGTGAGTGCAGGACTGGTTACGCTGGAGACGGCTTCATTTGTGGAGAAGACTCAGATTTGGATGGCTGGCCCAATCAGAACCTTGTGTGTGGAGCCAACGCCACCTATCACTGCAAGAAGGTATGTTCTTGTACTCCATTACCTTACTTGGTGTTTGCTGCAGTTATTATAAATGATGGTATCTGTGTCTTATTATTTTAGGATAACTGCCCTAGTCTTCCCAACTCTGGACAAGAAGACTTTGACAAAGACGGTCAAGGAGATGCTTGTGACAAGGATGACGACAATGATGGAATTCTCGACGAAAGGGTACAAGAGTTTTTAGCACATTTTCTATTAACACATTCATGATAATCAAAGTATTCCCTACCAACTACTGTTATTTCCCCCACAGGACAACTGCCCCTTACTTTACAATCCTCGCCAGTTTGACTTTGACAAGGATGAAGTTGGCGACCGCTGCGACAATTGTCCTTATGAGCACAACCCTGCTCAAATAGACACCGACCACAATGGAGAAGGGGACGCCTGTGCAATAGACATTGATGGAGATGGTAAAATGGCCAAACCATAATAGATCAAATCAACCCATCTAAGGCAGCCTATTATTATATTTGTACCTTCAATTCTCAATAAAACTGCCCTTTTTCCTCAGAAATTCTGAATGAGGCCGACAACTGTCCCTATGTGTACAACACTGAACAGAAGGACACTGACATGGATGGAGTTGGTGACCAGTGTGACAACTGTCCATTGTTACACAACCCCGACCAGGTGACACACCATACTGCCTGATTATGGCACGTTACAGTAGGTGTAGGAAGTGTTAACCTCTGTCTGTTTTCATCCAACAGACTGATGTGGACAATGACTTGGTTGGAGATCAGTGTGACAATAACCAGGACATTGATGAGGACGGCCATCAGAACAACCTGGACAACTGTCCCTATGTGGCCAACGCCAACCAGGTGGACCATGACAAGGACGGCAAAGGAGATGCATGTGactatgatgatgatggtgatggtaTACCTGACGACAAGGACAACTGCAGACTGACACCCAACGAAGACCAGATGGACTCTGATGGTGAGGATTTAACATTTAAAGTGTTAAAAGGGAGACATCTCCGCTGCCAATATCTCCATATGAAGCAATTCAAAATATTCAAGATTGATTAATAGCACTTCGGGTCATCGGAACATTTTAATTTTGTGGTCAACTGCCTCTTTAAAATGTTCCCTGACTTAAGTTACCTACAGCAATATTATTTTGTGCGTACTATTTTTAGACTAGGGAACTTCATCAACTTATTTGTTGCTTACTTGCAAACATTATTTAATTAAAACTGACATCGAGATACATTTTGACATAAAGGGGTTAGCAGTTTATTGACAAAATAATCTCAACTCAAGGTCTCCTTAGTGGAAGTTGAAGCTTCAGCTGCACTCAGACTTTCACTCATTACTCTCTGACTCCATCACATTTAACTCAGCCTGCCGTCCCACAGATGTTTTCACAGTCAGCAATTAGCTCAACTGCAGCAGGTGTGAAATATGGTGGCTGTGGAAAAAGTCAGCGGTCGGCTTGGCACAATTGATGTCATTCTGCATGACTTCAGTGAGCCGCCCAGCAGGGCACACGCCAGGCTGTGAAGTTTTTATTTCCCTCAGGCTTTGCTAGTGATTATTCCACAGTGCCCAATTTAAGCAGGGTTACCTGGAGTTTGTACAGCTGTCTGTAACCGAAAACAGACCGCGAAGGAGATAGGCCCCGGACACTGGCGCTTTCACAGCTCGTCAGATAGTGTTTATTTGATAGGATCGTTTTGGCCCATGTGCAATAACAAAGCTGATGACAGAAAGCAGCTAGCTACTTCCACACTGTGGCCTTCATTAGCCTCTTGTGTCCTTTCCACTGTTTGGTCCTGGCCTTTAATAGACTCATATGTCAGTGGAAGTTATCCAAGTATCAGTGGAAGTTGTCACAGCATGAAAAGATGGCTGATTTGCCTTATTAGACTTGGCCTAGGTATTAAAGCCAGCTTCCTGGGAGGAATCGTTTTTTCCCCCATTCATTTTTATATTGACTTGGAGGAACTGCTTAGAAGAGGGAATGTTGTTATACTCACATGCTGCCATAGAGATTTTCCCATCTCTGGAGAAATAGGAAAAAATGTCATATAAATCTCACATGTCTACATTTAATTGGGTCAAACTAATTTATTTGATCTCTTTTTCTTGAGCAGGCGATGGGAGAGGAGATGCCTGCAAAGATGACTTTGACAACGACAGTATTCCAGATATTCTTGACGTGTGTCCGGAGAACAATGCCATCAGTATCACAGACTTCAGAAAGTTCCAGATGGTCCACTTGGATCCTAAGGGAACCACTCAAATCGATCCCAACTGGGTGGTCAGACATCAGGGCAAAGAGCTGGTCCAGACTGCCAACTCTGACCCAGGCATCGCAGTCGGTGAGCAGCTTGCATATTTTTACTCCATTATTTTATGGGCTGCTCTTTGAATCTCTGTTTGACTTCACAGCTGTAATATTTGGTACGTTTCTGTCACACCATCACAGGTTTTGATGAGTTCAGTTCTGTGGACTTCAGCGGAACGATGTACGTGAACACGGACAGAGATGATGACTATGCAGGTTTTGTGTTCGGCTACCAGTCGAGTGGGCGCTTCTATGTCGTGATGTGgaagcagatcacgcagacttaCTGGGAGGACAAGCCCTCGAAGGCCTTCGGCATCTCCGGTGTTTCACTCAAAGTGGTCAACTCCACCACTGGCACAGGAGAAAACCTCAGGAATGCTTTGTGGCACACGGGCAACACTGCTGGACAGGTGGGCTTCAGGCTTGATGATCTTTAGtttattttaaaggtcccctattatactctttttcaacagtattataggtctcagatatatacaaaacatgtctctgaagtagggttgccagaaactgaccatgatcaaaatcgattattcggcagccctggcgaataataatcgattattcgacccaacccccccgcccccccgcgggagaaaaaaaaaaaaaggaattcagtttttttttctttactggaagatgtttaacagtacaaacaacaaacaagcatgtcatcacaacgacgtggccttgaagtgaagttggtaatggccggctgtgctgcgtctttctctgtaacctctttggcgtgcttcgcactcaaatgccaacgcattgttgaggttgagttgtgatagaccaacgtcttttcgcagagcttgcatttaacttcctttggacttgtaagttcgaagtagttccacgaggaggaactctttttacctgccgctttgttcatctttagtcgcacgtgtgagggagagggggggcggggtcggtgtgtagcgtgctgcagcagcagtctgctctgcacgcaggcttcctccaagtttacagtaaaacaaactggtggtgtgaccaatgacaattattaatactattactattattagcatatatatatatttatatatattttggttgaaactaagccaaaaaaaataattaaaatcgatttttaaaaataatattcgattatggagactgtagcgaatattcgaataatcgaataatcgctggcatccctactctGAAGTGTTtagctcgaaataccaaacaggtcATCCCATAAAACCCTGTGTTTCAGCCCTAAATGGAAATGAACAGCCAAACCCCACGCCCATTTACGAAAAAGTTGcccaaatctgatcagctcattttcagacaggtttttatataaatggatccggacaaaaagagagagaatcttttttcatgAAACTTTCAAATCTCTTtagacagaggggacacatgtttatgtataaaatacatgagaggtggattttgcacaataggtgacctcaaaagggtgaagctgtattaaatgctgttaactatTTGACATAGGTGCGGACTCTGTGGCATGACCCAAAAAACATTGGCTGGAAGGATTACACCGCCTACAGGTGGCATCTCATCCACAGGCCAAAGACTGGTTTTATAAGGTAAGAAACAAAGTTGACCATAAAAGGAATACCCATTGCTATTCTGTTAAAAATCTCTCTAATGCAGTTTGTGGGAATACTGTCCATTAGTAATCATTGTAATCTCAACTCATTAAGAAGTTAATGTCTGACCTGTATTCTGCAGGGTTGTGGTCTATGAAGGTAAACAGATCATGGCTGACTCAGGACCAGTTTATGACAAGACGTTTGCCGGAGGAAGGTTAGGCTTGTTTGTCTTCTCACAAGAACTGGTGTTCTTCTCCGACCTCAAGTATGATTGCAGAGGTTAGTACAAACGCTTTGATTACTTTAAAATTCGAACTATAAACGGTTCTGTTTTGTTATAGAAATAATGAcgtgtgtatatatacatatatatatatgtgcgtGCATGTATAATGGCACATTTCAAAAACAGTAACTCGGAAAAACTTTTTATAACACTTTAACTTGTCTGCTTAACCTCAGGAGCCAGGTTAAAGCAT
This genomic window contains:
- the thbs2a gene encoding thrombospondin-2 isoform X2 produces the protein MILRRCLFLLLLSFNFLHALPQDGEQEDETLFDLFEITHISRKTLGAKQFRGQDSEAPAFRFIRFDHLPPVSPPILKQILRQIQNNEGFVFVASIRQDRASRGTLIGLETSDGRRQFEIVSNGRANTLDLVYWVDGSQNVVSFEDVDLSDSQWKNITLHVHGENANLFVGCSLVDSFILDEPFYEHLQAEGSLMYVAKGSTRENHFRGLLQNVHFIFDTTVEDILLSRDCEVLKQDDANIVSESTEIVDVSPSITTNIIGQKTDDVGADMCERSCEELSTMFQELNGLRVVVSNLIDGLQKVTEENTVMKEALGKMKKPKEKNMCWQDGRLFDDKEDWVVDSCTKCTCQESKIVCHQITCPPVACASPSFIDGECCPVCLPIDSEDGWSPWSEWTECTVTCGTGTQQRGRSCDATSNPCSGSSIQTRKCSLSRCDSRVRQDGGWSLWSPWSSCSVTCGEGQITRIRHCNAPMPQLGGTECEGNGRETQRCTAEPCPIDGGWGPWSPWATCSSTCGGGIKSRARVCNSPQPQYGGKKCIGEADDSDSCNKKPCPVDGCLSNPCFGGVDCNSSPDGSWECGPCPAGFRGNGTHCEDLNECDMVSDVCYKGSGIQRCVNTNPGFHCLPCPKRYKGTQPFGMGVEAAKKNKQVCEPENPCKDKTHNCHKYAECIYISHFSDPMYKCECRTGYAGDGFICGEDSDLDGWPNQNLVCGANATYHCKKDNCPSLPNSGQEDFDKDGQGDACDKDDDNDGILDERDNCPLLYNPRQFDFDKDEVGDRCDNCPYEHNPAQIDTDHNGEGDACAIDIDGDEILNEADNCPYVYNTEQKDTDMDGVGDQCDNCPLLHNPDQTDVDNDLVGDQCDNNQDIDEDGHQNNLDNCPYVANANQVDHDKDGKGDACDYDDDGDGIPDDKDNCRLTPNEDQMDSDGDGRGDACKDDFDNDSIPDILDVCPENNAISITDFRKFQMVHLDPKGTTQIDPNWVVRHQGKELVQTANSDPGIAVGFDEFSSVDFSGTMYVNTDRDDDYAGFVFGYQSSGRFYVVMWKQITQTYWEDKPSKAFGISGVSLKVVNSTTGTGENLRNALWHTGNTAGQVRTLWHDPKNIGWKDYTAYRWHLIHRPKTGFIRVVVYEGKQIMADSGPVYDKTFAGGRLGLFVFSQELVFFSDLKYDCRDN
- the thbs2a gene encoding thrombospondin-2 isoform X1; protein product: MILRRCLFLLLLSFNFLHALPQDGEQEDETLFDLFEITHISRKTLGAKQFRGQDSEAPAFRFIRFDHLPPVSPPILKQILRQIQNNEGFVFVASIRQDRASRGTLIGLETSDGRRQFEIVSNGRANTLDLVYWVDGSQNVVSFEDVDLSDSQWKNITLHVHGENANLFVGCSLVDSFILDEPFYEHLQAEGSLMYVAKGSTRENHFRGLLQNVHFIFDTTVEDILLSRDCEVLKQDDANIVSESTEIVDVSPSITTNIIGQKTDDVGADMCERSCEELSTMFQELNGLRVVVSNLIDGLQKVTEENTVMKEALGKMKKPKEKNMCWQDGRLFDDKEDWVVDSCTKCTCQESKIVCHQITCPPVACASPSFIDGECCPVCLPIDSEDGWSPWSEWTECTVTCGTGTQQRGRSCDATSNPCSGSSIQTRKCSLSRCDSRVRQDGGWSLWSPWSSCSVTCGEGQITRIRHCNAPMPQLGGTECEGNGRETQRCTAEPCPIDGGWGPWSPWATCSSTCGGGIKSRARVCNSPQPQYGGKKCIGEADDSDSCNKKPCPVDGCLSNPCFGGVDCNSSPDGSWECGPCPAGFRGNGTHCEDLNECDMVSDVCYKGSGIQRCVNTNPGFHCLPCPKRYKGTQPFGMGVEAAKKNKQVCEPENPCKDKTHNCHKYAECIYISHFSDPMYKCECRTGYAGDGFICGEDSDLDGWPNQNLVCGANATYHCKKDNCPSLPNSGQEDFDKDGQGDACDKDDDNDGILDERDNCPLLYNPRQFDFDKDEVGDRCDNCPYEHNPAQIDTDHNGEGDACAIDIDGDEILNEADNCPYVYNTEQKDTDMDGVGDQCDNCPLLHNPDQTDVDNDLVGDQCDNNQDIDEDGHQNNLDNCPYVANANQVDHDKDGKGDACDYDDDGDGIPDDKDNCRLTPNEDQMDSDGDGRGDACKDDFDNDSIPDILDVCPENNAISITDFRKFQMVHLDPKGTTQIDPNWVVRHQGKELVQTANSDPGIAVGFDEFSSVDFSGTMYVNTDRDDDYAGFVFGYQSSGRFYVVMWKQITQTYWEDKPSKAFGISGVSLKVVNSTTGTGENLRNALWHTGNTAGQVRTLWHDPKNIGWKDYTAYRWHLIHRPKTGFIRVVVYEGKQIMADSGPVYDKTFAGGRLGLFVFSQELVFFSDLKYDCRDESEWPTVFTR